From Aquila chrysaetos chrysaetos chromosome 3, bAquChr1.4, whole genome shotgun sequence, the proteins below share one genomic window:
- the LOC115339420 gene encoding CMP-N-acetylneuraminate-beta-galactosamide-alpha-2,3-sialyltransferase 2-like has product MLCQRRTHVVLALCLLLVLWQCFRAPTDGLSPFPWAPSRLNAPAACCAPGANSSAWFNSRYNTAMGPLLTGAAHELSSDVVQWWLMLQGPQSGTQLQAIIQQLFTVLRAPTSSMWDPSCCRTCAVVGNSGRLKGSGHGLQIDAHDWVLRMNRAKITGFELDVGMRTTHHFMYPESAVDLGPGVHLVLVPFKPLDLQWVASAFSTGELTHTYVRVKQFIEADRNKVLILSPAFLKYIHDNWTQHHGRYPSTGFTALLFALHACQQVSVFGFGADREGNWHHYWEKNRWSGAFRRTRVHDADIEFSIIERLAAEGRILFYK; this is encoded by the exons ATGCTGTGCCAGAGGCGCACGCATGTGGTGCTGgccctgtgcctgctgctggtTCTGTGGCAATGTTTCCGAGCCCCCACAGATGGCCTCAGCCCCTTCCCTTGGGCTCCCTCCCGCCTCAAtgcccctgctgcctgctgcgCTCCTGGTGCCAACAGCTCCGCATGGTTCAACTCCCGCTACAACACAGCCATGGGGCCTCTGCTGACGGGCGCAGCCCACGAACTCTCCTCTGATGTGGTTCAGTGGTGGCTG ATGCTGCAGGGTCCCCAGAGTGGCACCCAGCTCCAGGCCATAATTCAGCAGCTCTTCACTGTCCTCCGGGCCCCGACCAGCAGCATGTGGGACCCATCTTGCTGCAGGACTTGTGCGGTGGTGGGGAACTCAGGGCGGCTGAAGGGGTCTGGCCACGGGCTACAGATCGATGCCCATGACTGGGTGCTGAG GATGAACAGAGCAAAGATCACTGGCTTTGAACTGGATGTTGGCATGAGAACCACCCATCACTTTATGTACCCGGAGAGTGCAGTGGACCTCGGGCCCGGCGTCCACCTCGTTCTTGTCCCCTTCAAGCCACTAGACCTGCAGTGGGTGGCCAGTGCCTTCTCTACTGGAGAGCTCACGCA CACATACGTGAGAGTGAAACAGTTCATCGAAGCTGATAGAAACAAG GTGCTGATCCTGAGCCCAGCTTTCCTCAAGTACATCCATgacaactggacacagcaccATGGGCGGTACCCCTCCACTGGCTTCACAGCCCTGCTCTTCGCCTTGCATGCCTGCCAGCAG GTCTCCGTGTTTGGCTTTGGCGCAGACAGAGAAGGGAACTGGCACCACTACTGGGAGAAAAACCGCTGGTCTGGAGCCTTTCGCAGGACGAGGGTCCATGACGCTGACATCGAATTCAGCATCATCGAGAGATTGGCAGCTGAAGGCAGGATTTTATTCTACAAATGA